In Onychostoma macrolepis isolate SWU-2019 chromosome 06, ASM1243209v1, whole genome shotgun sequence, one DNA window encodes the following:
- the LOC131542536 gene encoding cytochrome b-c1 complex subunit 6, mitochondrial, which yields MVFEDKMITNGEPEEEEEEEEEQDMVDPLETMREKCEQSEHCVHTRERLEACETRVGSRSETTEDCTEELFDFLHARDHCVAHKVFQSIK from the exons ATGGTTTTCGAAGATAAAATGATCACGAATGGAGAGCCAGAGGAG gaggaggaagaagaagaggagcAGGATATGGTG GACCCATTAGAGACGATGCGTGAGAAGTGTGAGCAGTCGGAGCATTGCGTTCACACTCGTGAGCGTCTCGAGGCGTGCGAGACACGGGTCGGCTCACGCTCAGAGACGACAGAGGACTGTACGGAGGAGCTCTTTGACTTCTTGCACGCTCGTGACCACTGT GTGGCTCACAAGGTTTTCCAgtcaatcaaataa